Proteins from a single region of Peromyscus eremicus chromosome 9, PerEre_H2_v1, whole genome shotgun sequence:
- the LOC131920045 gene encoding eosinophil cationic protein-like, with the protein MGVKLLESRLRLLPLLLGLVMVVASFQIPPYLTPSQWFEIQHVIMTSPRCTAAMRSVNRHTGQCKNLNSFLHTSFAAVVTVCGRSNVNCSDRVHSNCHNSPAPVSLTYCNLTTPGSHYTQCQYQTTRTRKFYRVACDYRTPRDNRTYPVVPVHLDGIF; encoded by the coding sequence ATGGGTGTGAAGCTGCTTGAGTCCAGACTTCGTCTCCTGCCGCTGCTGCTGGGACTTGTCATGGTGGTTGCCTCATTCCAGATCCCACCATATTTAACCCCGTCCCAGTGGTTTGAAATCCAGCATGTAATTATGACCAGCCCCCGATGTACTGCTGCAATGAGGAGTGTTAACCGGCATACAGGACAATGCAAGAACTTAAACAGTTTTCTTCATACAAGCTTTGCTGCTGTTGTTACGGTGTGTGGCCGTAGTAATGTTAACTGCAGCGACAGGGTACATTCAAATTGTCATAATAGTCCAGCTCCGGTGTCTTTGACTTACTGTAACCTCACAACTCCAGGAAGCCATTATACACAATGCCAATACCAAACAACACGAACAAGGAAGTTCTACAGAGTTGCTTGTGACTATAGAACTCCTCGGGACAATCGTACCTATCCAGTGGTTCCGGTTCACTTGGATGGGATATTTTAG